A single window of Nitrososphaera sp. DNA harbors:
- the ppa gene encoding inorganic diphosphatase: MTSLVRSLKPGKNPPDEINVVIEIPKGSNIKYEIDDSTGALFVDRKLFTAMFYPCNYGFVPQTREKDGDPVDVLVLGEDPVVPSAVIRANPVGVLLTADEEGEDAKVVAVPVSKVDPAFSGVKDIGDVPQHIQDRIKHFFEHYKELEKDKWVKVTGWSGSATAKKKISEAIERYRNEEESGK, encoded by the coding sequence TTGACCTCGCTAGTACGCTCCCTCAAACCAGGCAAGAACCCGCCCGATGAGATTAATGTGGTAATAGAGATCCCAAAGGGCAGCAACATAAAGTACGAGATAGACGACTCGACAGGGGCACTTTTCGTTGACCGCAAACTATTCACCGCAATGTTTTACCCTTGCAACTATGGCTTTGTTCCCCAGACAAGGGAAAAGGACGGAGATCCGGTCGACGTCCTTGTGCTTGGCGAGGATCCCGTAGTCCCTTCAGCAGTTATTAGGGCAAATCCCGTGGGCGTTCTTCTTACGGCAGACGAGGAGGGAGAGGATGCCAAAGTGGTTGCAGTTCCGGTTTCAAAGGTGGATCCAGCTTTTTCCGGCGTCAAGGATATCGGCGACGTCCCGCAGCACATCCAGGACCGGATAAAGCACTTTTTTGAACACTACAAGGAACTTGAAAAGGACAAGTGGGTCAAGGTGACAGGCTGGTCTGGAAGCGCGACTGCCAAGAAGAAGATTAGCGAGGCAATAGAGCGCTATCGCAACGAAGAAGAATCAGGCAAGTAG
- a CDS encoding AAA family ATPase, giving the protein MSLAPQELENSASKYAAEAIRLDSQGSRGNAIQSYQRAIDALVKLVQIYPDYKLNKVYMERASAYKERIKALQLSHGIEDERPTINSIDSARHEPANGNGKVAGSAAGQAKSGGVETLKNDFDELVMKEKPKVSWDEVIGLEDAKRAIRESIVYPMKRADLFPLGWPRGILLYGPPGCGKTLLAAAAAAEIDGYFINVDAASMMSKWLGEAEKNISKLFGMARKLNENESAPVLLFIDEIDSLLGTRNSEVGGEVRVKNQFLTEMDGINGKSKESQLYVIGATNKPWSLEAGFLRRFQKRIYVTLPDSASRTNLFNQYTRPLNIEGALKVEELAKISESYSASDIKDICQSVQLRVVNELFESGKAMENGTNPRPITMIDFKETMKVRKPSVGVEMLRSYMRWSDQFKAL; this is encoded by the coding sequence ATGAGTCTCGCACCGCAGGAACTAGAAAATAGCGCTAGCAAGTATGCAGCCGAGGCAATCCGGCTGGATTCACAAGGTTCTCGAGGAAACGCAATACAGTCTTATCAGCGCGCAATCGACGCCTTGGTAAAACTCGTGCAGATTTACCCTGACTATAAACTCAACAAGGTCTACATGGAGCGAGCAAGCGCCTACAAGGAAAGAATCAAGGCGCTGCAGCTTTCGCACGGCATTGAGGACGAAAGGCCAACCATAAACTCCATCGACTCTGCGAGACACGAGCCCGCAAACGGCAACGGCAAGGTTGCAGGCTCCGCGGCAGGCCAGGCAAAATCAGGAGGCGTCGAAACCCTGAAGAACGACTTTGACGAGCTTGTCATGAAGGAGAAGCCCAAGGTTTCGTGGGACGAGGTAATCGGCCTTGAAGACGCCAAGCGTGCAATAAGAGAGTCTATCGTATACCCGATGAAGAGGGCGGACCTCTTTCCGCTGGGATGGCCGCGCGGAATTCTCCTTTACGGCCCGCCGGGATGCGGCAAGACACTGCTAGCAGCGGCGGCTGCGGCGGAAATTGACGGCTACTTTATCAACGTCGACGCCGCATCAATGATGAGCAAGTGGCTCGGCGAAGCAGAGAAGAACATTTCAAAGCTGTTTGGCATGGCGCGCAAACTAAACGAAAACGAGAGCGCGCCGGTGCTCTTGTTTATCGACGAGATTGATTCGCTTCTTGGGACAAGAAACAGCGAGGTCGGAGGCGAGGTGAGGGTAAAGAACCAGTTCCTTACCGAGATGGACGGAATAAACGGCAAGTCAAAGGAATCGCAGCTGTACGTGATCGGCGCGACCAACAAACCATGGAGCCTTGAAGCAGGCTTTCTGCGCCGGTTCCAGAAGCGCATCTATGTCACGCTTCCAGACAGCGCATCGCGAACCAACCTCTTCAACCAGTATACCCGACCTCTCAATATCGAAGGGGCCCTCAAGGTAGAGGAACTTGCAAAGATTAGCGAGAGCTACAGCGCAAGCGACATCAAGGACATCTGCCAGTCTGTGCAACTCCGAGTGGTAAACGAGCTTTTCGAGAGCGGCAAGGCGATGGAGAACGGTACCAACCCGCGGCCTATCACCATGATTGACTTTAAGGAAACGATGAAGGTGAGAAAGCCAAGCGTCGGCGTGGAAATGCTTCGGAGTTACATGCGCTGGAGTGACCAGTTCAAGGCCCTCTGA